The proteins below are encoded in one region of Desulfovibrio sp. TomC:
- a CDS encoding DnaA ATPase domain-containing protein, giving the protein METIWSQTKELLEKTLSPGLFNLWIKPLAARARDGVLELDAPNAFVASWVRERLSDSIAEAAAVVMGVRPEIIVAEAKPTSAAPRSRRQETPKAAGPRPVAASLTLPVAPRAPELAADRFRFSYDEFVVGPSNEMAYAASRGICDMSLTADQLFISSAPGLGKTHLIQAMGRRLCHSDPGQRQPRVAYLSAEEFANRLIMAIKTRQVEQFKAAFRENVDVLLLEDIHFFRDKPRIQDELLNTLKALNSRGCRLVFTSSFLPKELSGLDNQLLSRINSGFLAVIDKPDRETRRRILERKAAIHQVLLPEDVSTLLADKLSADVRQLESCLQNLALKARLLNCRISVDLAWEVLRHYDVDAAPRTIDDIVAYVCDVYRLSPDQLKSKSRKRQLVLARNTAFLLARQHTDLSLADIGTRFNRRHSTVVKGITSLEKHLSLKTPLGRELERTIDQMRA; this is encoded by the coding sequence ATGGAAACGATTTGGTCACAAACCAAAGAGCTGCTCGAAAAGACGCTGAGCCCCGGACTCTTCAACCTCTGGATCAAACCGCTTGCGGCCCGGGCCCGCGACGGCGTCCTTGAACTCGACGCACCCAACGCCTTCGTGGCCTCCTGGGTGCGGGAACGACTGAGCGATTCCATAGCCGAAGCCGCCGCCGTGGTCATGGGCGTCCGCCCGGAAATCATTGTCGCCGAAGCCAAGCCGACCAGTGCCGCCCCGCGCAGCCGTCGCCAGGAGACGCCCAAAGCCGCCGGCCCCCGGCCCGTGGCCGCCTCGCTGACCCTGCCCGTGGCCCCGCGCGCCCCGGAACTGGCCGCCGACCGCTTTCGCTTCAGCTACGACGAATTCGTCGTTGGCCCCTCCAACGAGATGGCCTACGCTGCCAGCCGGGGCATCTGCGACATGTCGCTGACCGCGGACCAGCTTTTCATCAGTTCGGCCCCGGGCCTGGGCAAGACCCATCTCATTCAGGCCATGGGCCGGCGGCTGTGCCACAGCGATCCGGGCCAGCGCCAGCCCCGGGTGGCCTATCTTTCGGCCGAGGAATTCGCCAACCGCCTCATCATGGCCATCAAGACCCGGCAGGTGGAGCAGTTCAAGGCCGCGTTCCGGGAAAACGTCGATGTGCTTCTGTTGGAAGACATCCATTTTTTCCGCGACAAGCCGCGCATCCAGGACGAGCTCTTAAATACCCTCAAAGCCCTCAATTCCCGGGGCTGCCGTCTGGTCTTCACCAGTTCCTTTCTGCCCAAGGAACTCTCGGGCCTGGACAACCAGCTCTTATCGCGCATCAATTCCGGCTTTCTGGCTGTCATCGACAAGCCCGACCGGGAGACCCGGCGGCGCATTCTGGAGCGCAAGGCCGCTATCCATCAGGTGCTTCTGCCTGAGGACGTGTCCACGCTTTTGGCCGACAAGCTCTCGGCCGACGTGCGCCAGCTGGAAAGCTGCCTGCAAAACCTGGCGCTCAAGGCCCGACTGCTCAATTGCCGCATCTCCGTCGATCTGGCCTGGGAAGTGCTTCGCCACTACGACGTGGACGCCGCGCCGCGCACCATTGACGACATCGTGGCCTATGTCTGCGACGTCTACCGGCTCTCGCCCGACCAGCTCAAGTCCAAATCGCGCAAGCGCCAGCTCGTTCTGGCCCGCAATACGGCTTTCCTGCTGGCCCGGCAGCACACCGACCTGTCGTTGGCCGACATCGGCACCCGGTTCAATCGCCGCCACTCCACGGTGGTCAAGGGCATCACTTCCCTGGAGAAGCATTTGTCCCTCAAAACCCCGCTTGGCCGGGAGTTGGAGCGCACCATCGACCAGATGCGGGCCTAA
- a CDS encoding antitoxin MazE family protein → MQAHMTKQNRYRARLREQGLRPIQIWVPDTRRPGFAEECRRQSQLVSSDPHEREHLDCAATAAATIEGWE, encoded by the coding sequence ATGCAAGCCCATATGACCAAGCAGAACCGTTACCGCGCCAGGCTCAGGGAGCAGGGATTGCGGCCAATCCAGATTTGGGTTCCCGACACCCGCCGCCCTGGCTTCGCCGAGGAATGCCGCCGGCAGTCCCAGCTTGTGAGCAGCGACCCGCACGAGCGGGAACACCTCGATTGTGCGGCCACGGCCGCCGCGACCATCGAGGGTTGGGAATGA
- a CDS encoding type II toxin-antitoxin system PemK/MazF family toxin codes for MKRGDLVTVSLSGDYGKPRPALVIQSDLFADHASVTLLPITGFCVEGAPLLRFDVEPDEANGLRKPSQVMIDKTSTVPREKVDGPFGRLDDETMLEITRALSVFFGIA; via the coding sequence ATGAAGCGCGGGGATCTCGTGACAGTTTCGCTCTCTGGCGACTACGGAAAGCCCCGCCCCGCCCTGGTCATTCAATCCGACTTGTTTGCCGACCACGCATCCGTGACGCTCTTGCCGATCACAGGATTTTGCGTGGAGGGCGCGCCCCTGTTGCGTTTTGATGTTGAACCAGATGAAGCGAACGGGCTACGCAAACCGTCCCAAGTGATGATCGACAAAACCAGCACAGTCCCCCGTGAAAAAGTTGACGGCCCATTCGGCCGTTTAGATGACGAAACGATGCTGGAGATTACAAGGGCGCTTTCGGTGTTTTTTGGGATAGCATGA
- a CDS encoding RHS repeat-associated core domain-containing protein has protein sequence MTPSANPRSAQSDTGLTRFGYRDYDADGRRWTAKDPIGFEGGDTDLYGYVVGDTVNGVDQTGEFGVAGAVIETIAGGYGGFLSGIQSGNTAAGLIGGAAGAAGGIVSAQIA, from the coding sequence CTGACGCCGTCAGCAAACCCAAGATCTGCGCAATCAGACACCGGGCTGACGCGATTCGGGTATCGGGATTATGACGCCGACGGCAGACGGTGGACGGCCAAGGACCCGATAGGGTTTGAGGGTGGGGATACGGATTTATATGGATATGTAGTCGGGGATACGGTCAATGGGGTGGACCAGACAGGGGAGTTCGGAGTAGCCGGCGCTGTTATCGAAACAATTGCAGGAGGATATGGAGGATTCCTTTCAGGGATACAGTCTGGCAATACCGCTGCGGGGCTTATAGGGGGTGCTGCAGGTGCAGCAGGAGGGATCGTATCTGCCCAAATTGCCTGA
- a CDS encoding UPF0280 family protein gives MPRVHLDPVRAYRQTHAPRPGETAFQVVVAQTDLWVVAERSLSREIADFVSALRARLSTYLLLHPDFQHSLVPVALTDDAPDIALDMAEAAARFGVGPMAAVAGAMSQAVADRFAGQSPELLVENGGDVFLTGRRERIVALLAKPVEGARLALRFGPDALPAAICASSATVGPSLSLGRADMVTVVADRGAIADAAATALANLLVTAEDMEGVLAAAEGMAGRGVRGAFLQLGELVGLVGDLELVALE, from the coding sequence ATGCCCCGCGTCCATCTCGATCCCGTGCGCGCCTACCGCCAGACCCATGCCCCGCGCCCGGGCGAAACTGCCTTCCAGGTGGTGGTGGCCCAGACCGATCTCTGGGTGGTGGCCGAGCGCAGCCTGTCCCGGGAGATTGCTGATTTCGTCTCCGCCCTGCGCGCCCGGCTCTCCACCTACCTGCTGCTCCACCCCGATTTCCAGCACAGCCTCGTGCCCGTGGCCCTGACCGACGACGCCCCGGACATCGCCCTGGACATGGCCGAGGCGGCCGCGCGTTTTGGCGTCGGCCCCATGGCCGCCGTGGCCGGGGCCATGTCCCAGGCCGTGGCCGACCGCTTTGCCGGGCAGTCGCCGGAACTGTTGGTGGAAAATGGCGGCGACGTGTTTTTGACCGGCCGGCGCGAACGCATCGTGGCCCTTTTGGCCAAGCCCGTGGAAGGGGCGCGCCTGGCCCTGCGCTTTGGCCCGGACGCCCTGCCGGCCGCCATCTGCGCCTCCTCGGCCACGGTTGGCCCGTCCTTAAGCCTTGGCCGGGCCGACATGGTGACGGTGGTGGCCGACCGGGGGGCCATCGCCGACGCCGCGGCCACGGCCCTGGCCAATCTCCTGGTCACGGCCGAGGACATGGAAGGCGTGCTGGCGGCGGCCGAGGGCATGGCCGGGCGAGGCGTTCGCGGCGCGTTTCTCCAGCTAGGCGAACTGGTGGGACTGGTCGGGGACCTGGAACTGGTGGCCTTGGAGTAG
- a CDS encoding glycosyltransferase family 2 protein, with protein MTHAPLPHVAEPLVTVIIPTHDRAALLMRAVTSALGQTHGSLEVLVVDDGSTDETPALLAAVDDPRLTVIRRQTPGGVSAARNVAIAAARGDFIALLDSDDEWLPDKTARQLAYMLENGHIISQTQEIWMRGGRRVNPVARHGKPDGFFFEAALDMCLVSPSTTMFARGFFEEVGLFDESLPACEDYDLWLRTLLRHPIGLLDAYLAVRHGGRGDQLSTMFIGQDLFRIRAMIGLLARPEVTPWHRDCIEKELRRKVRVYVVGCCKRDRPEEAERVLALMETALGAAKAHDTQPPAPDGAA; from the coding sequence ATGACGCACGCACCCTTGCCGCACGTGGCCGAACCGTTGGTCACGGTCATCATCCCCACCCACGACCGGGCTGCGCTCCTGATGCGGGCCGTGACTTCGGCCTTGGGCCAGACCCATGGAAGCCTGGAAGTCCTGGTGGTTGACGACGGCTCGACGGATGAGACTCCGGCGCTGCTGGCTGCCGTGGACGATCCCCGGCTGACGGTGATCCGCCGGCAGACGCCCGGCGGGGTGTCGGCGGCGCGCAATGTGGCGATTGCTGCGGCCCGGGGGGACTTTATCGCCCTGCTGGATTCCGACGACGAATGGCTGCCGGACAAAACCGCCCGCCAGCTGGCCTACATGCTGGAAAACGGCCATATCATAAGCCAGACCCAGGAAATATGGATGCGCGGCGGCCGGCGGGTCAATCCCGTGGCCAGACATGGCAAGCCGGATGGGTTCTTTTTTGAGGCCGCACTGGATATGTGTCTGGTCAGCCCTTCGACAACGATGTTTGCCAGGGGATTTTTTGAGGAGGTCGGGCTTTTTGACGAAAGTCTCCCGGCCTGCGAAGACTATGATCTGTGGCTGCGGACCTTGCTGCGCCATCCCATAGGGTTGCTGGACGCCTACCTGGCCGTGCGCCACGGCGGGCGGGGCGATCAGCTCTCGACCATGTTTATTGGCCAGGACCTGTTTCGCATACGGGCGATGATCGGCCTCTTGGCCCGGCCGGAAGTGACGCCCTGGCATCGGGATTGCATTGAAAAAGAATTGCGCCGCAAGGTCCGGGTCTATGTCGTTGGCTGTTGCAAGCGCGACAGACCGGAAGAGGCCGAGCGGGTGCTGGCCCTGATGGAAACGGCCCTTGGCGCGGCCAAAGCGCATGACACCCAGCCGCCCGCGCCGGACGGGGCGGCCTGA
- a CDS encoding molybdenum cofactor biosynthesis protein MoaE encodes MDISKTIAALKAQPGFLEKVGMVLVHNGMARATSRQGAPVASLEVRVDADLVEAIRQEGEAMPGMFRVLVEARAGTFAPGDDLLFIIAAGDIRENVLAGLTHTLTRIKAEAITKREVAP; translated from the coding sequence ATGGACATATCAAAAACCATTGCGGCGCTTAAGGCTCAGCCGGGCTTTCTGGAGAAAGTCGGCATGGTACTGGTGCATAACGGCATGGCCCGGGCCACGTCCCGGCAAGGGGCTCCGGTGGCCTCCCTGGAAGTCCGGGTGGACGCCGATCTGGTGGAAGCCATCCGCCAGGAAGGCGAAGCCATGCCCGGCATGTTCCGGGTGCTGGTCGAAGCCCGGGCCGGCACTTTTGCCCCGGGCGACGATCTGCTTTTTATCATCGCTGCCGGCGATATCCGGGAAAACGTCCTGGCCGGGCTCACCCACACCCTGACGCGCATCAAGGCCGAGGCCATCACCAAACGGGAAGTCGCGCCCTAG
- a CDS encoding tetratricopeptide repeat protein — protein sequence MSTFYIANLLEKLPQIPTTRMVHNGICVWVVWDGELDPGIPTMLEDYGGFRMADAYGQALWFFFSEEGLRALGRIHVWGKVNAMRLFMEAVPAAMLVSPKFERSLTMSVELSRQHVSPGETLEILLHPNLKPQLAHLPGLSGQHTKPTMGLARVAFERLEADTALSYDPGLIWYCVLRPLGDPLSRNTAEGWRNIAEELLDIVERLGVKFIRHEGFLIFELSGLRKFRSWSRDTIARIMRLKEEGEQGRYWPSVMAAASSKGRTLSKDLPRRLGLDWDQMSPDYPHMSYRSAFLLGDDFIIHEARTLSRGVTVEDWCNVSLARAEETEDAAEEKIQGELAVPLPSALSGGDAKPCFYCGLNNHTPHHCPSKLLTVPKPEVWELFGDVDMGGLEALSQGLETALAADFDTESARLLTGGDAPCLFYQSLFETGMPFQTRFLELVWRSKGKVLPDGLAQLGQREGEFFWGALVAFRSDDAENYDALMTQALAKYPRAYQPKSLQGFQAMEAGDWTKAVYYWQEAGRQCHTALQRGYFHFLEARTAEIQGDSHKAIAHYRETLRENPKWLEPVYRQGVCLVKMGFIDQGLQYLLPLVTADAPTFNRVLLDPELERGRLQVLGALWRVWSAAREEAKHRLGTLAELSESVRGRFLDEEPYLAEAAAKAEVLATLGKVSNYVAFKRLVNGVDAFEAEVKKAIEKELAAMRARQDRQVEDLKGIQREAAWFPFPSLLREFNKDFNYCATRLNWMRTASMDEAANFRKSRESMPEVDERIQTLRTRLITLRIVRDSTFFTMLFGRNFMWMEVASLGLSLVLVPLMVYAFQRFGQGWVADMVEHQKWQLQKGLVVILTISALALAAINTALTFDAKKRKLFKLAEEGKLPKKKPKKSPKPKKKPAPKAAPKAKAAPKK from the coding sequence TTGTCTACGTTTTACATCGCCAATCTGCTGGAGAAGCTGCCCCAGATTCCGACCACGCGCATGGTGCACAACGGCATCTGCGTCTGGGTGGTCTGGGACGGCGAACTCGACCCGGGCATCCCGACCATGCTCGAGGACTACGGCGGTTTTCGCATGGCCGACGCCTACGGCCAGGCCCTGTGGTTTTTCTTCAGCGAGGAGGGCCTGCGGGCCTTAGGGCGCATCCATGTCTGGGGCAAGGTCAACGCCATGCGCCTTTTTATGGAGGCAGTGCCGGCGGCGATGTTGGTCAGCCCCAAATTCGAGCGCTCACTGACCATGTCCGTGGAGCTGTCGCGCCAGCATGTCTCGCCGGGCGAAACCCTGGAGATCCTACTCCATCCCAATCTCAAACCACAGTTGGCCCATCTCCCGGGACTGTCGGGCCAGCACACCAAACCCACCATGGGCTTGGCCCGGGTTGCCTTCGAGCGTCTGGAGGCCGATACCGCCTTGTCCTACGACCCGGGGCTCATCTGGTATTGCGTGCTGCGGCCCCTGGGCGATCCTTTAAGCCGCAATACGGCCGAGGGCTGGCGCAATATCGCCGAGGAACTCCTTGATATCGTCGAACGCCTGGGCGTCAAGTTCATCCGGCATGAAGGGTTTCTTATTTTCGAGCTGTCCGGGCTGCGCAAGTTTCGTTCGTGGTCGCGCGACACCATTGCCCGGATCATGCGGCTTAAGGAAGAAGGGGAGCAGGGCCGTTACTGGCCAAGCGTCATGGCCGCGGCCTCGTCCAAAGGCCGGACCCTGAGCAAGGACCTGCCCCGACGCCTTGGTCTGGACTGGGACCAGATGAGTCCGGACTATCCCCACATGAGCTACCGTTCGGCCTTTCTGCTGGGCGACGACTTCATCATCCACGAGGCCCGGACGCTGTCGCGCGGGGTGACCGTCGAGGACTGGTGCAACGTCAGTCTGGCCCGGGCGGAAGAGACCGAAGACGCCGCCGAGGAGAAAATCCAAGGCGAACTGGCCGTGCCGTTACCCTCGGCACTGTCTGGCGGGGACGCCAAACCGTGTTTCTACTGCGGACTGAACAACCATACCCCGCACCACTGCCCTTCCAAACTGTTGACCGTGCCCAAGCCCGAAGTGTGGGAGCTTTTCGGTGATGTGGACATGGGTGGCCTGGAAGCGCTGTCCCAGGGCCTGGAAACGGCCCTGGCCGCTGATTTTGACACCGAGTCGGCCCGCCTGCTGACCGGCGGCGATGCCCCGTGCCTGTTTTATCAGTCTCTTTTCGAGACCGGGATGCCGTTTCAGACGCGCTTTCTCGAGCTGGTGTGGCGCAGCAAGGGCAAGGTCCTGCCGGATGGTCTGGCCCAGCTGGGCCAGCGCGAGGGCGAGTTTTTCTGGGGCGCCCTGGTCGCTTTTCGCAGCGATGACGCCGAGAATTACGATGCGCTCATGACCCAGGCCCTGGCCAAGTATCCCCGGGCTTACCAGCCCAAGTCGCTGCAAGGTTTTCAGGCCATGGAAGCCGGGGATTGGACCAAGGCCGTCTACTATTGGCAGGAGGCGGGCCGGCAGTGCCACACGGCCCTGCAACGGGGCTATTTCCATTTCCTGGAGGCCCGGACGGCGGAAATCCAGGGGGACAGCCATAAGGCCATCGCCCATTACCGCGAGACCCTACGGGAAAATCCCAAGTGGTTGGAGCCGGTCTACCGCCAGGGCGTGTGTCTGGTGAAGATGGGCTTTATCGATCAGGGGTTGCAGTATCTGCTCCCCCTGGTGACGGCAGATGCGCCAACATTTAACCGGGTGCTGCTCGACCCGGAGTTGGAGCGCGGCCGGTTGCAGGTGCTCGGCGCGTTGTGGCGGGTCTGGAGTGCCGCCCGGGAGGAGGCCAAGCACCGGCTTGGCACCCTGGCCGAACTGTCCGAATCGGTGCGCGGCCGGTTTCTCGATGAAGAACCGTATCTGGCTGAGGCTGCGGCCAAGGCCGAGGTCTTGGCGACGCTTGGCAAAGTCAGCAATTATGTGGCTTTTAAGCGACTTGTAAACGGAGTGGATGCCTTCGAAGCCGAAGTCAAAAAGGCTATCGAAAAGGAACTGGCGGCCATGCGGGCCAGACAGGACCGGCAGGTGGAGGATTTGAAGGGCATTCAGCGGGAGGCGGCGTGGTTCCCGTTCCCCTCACTCTTGCGGGAGTTCAACAAGGATTTCAACTATTGCGCCACGAGGCTTAACTGGATGCGCACCGCATCCATGGACGAGGCCGCCAATTTTCGGAAAAGCCGCGAGAGTATGCCGGAGGTGGACGAGCGCATCCAGACGTTGCGCACCCGGCTGATCACGCTTCGCATTGTGCGTGATTCGACCTTTTTTACCATGCTTTTTGGTCGCAATTTCATGTGGATGGAGGTGGCAAGCCTGGGGTTGTCCCTGGTGCTGGTGCCGCTTATGGTCTATGCGTTCCAGCGTTTCGGCCAGGGTTGGGTGGCGGACATGGTGGAGCATCAGAAGTGGCAGTTGCAAAAGGGGCTGGTGGTCATTTTGACGATTTCGGCCCTGGCTTTAGCCGCCATCAACACGGCGCTGACCTTTGACGCAAAAAAACGCAAGCTGTTTAAGCTGGCCGAGGAAGGCAAGCTGCCCAAGAAAAAGCCCAAGAAATCGCCCAAGCCCAAGAAAAAGCCCGCGCCCAAAGCTGCGCCCAAAGCTAAGGCCGCGCCTAAAAAATAG
- a CDS encoding TetR/AcrR family transcriptional regulator has translation MDEPTTTGLAPGHHPKRRRNAAATRQAILDSARLAFTRCGYDGVGVREIAQNAGVTAMLVNRYFGSKERLFEEVVEATLATPGILRHELTRPDRTVATLAQNMARTLVAKTEPGVSPLDGILLLIRSAANPQAATILRDHAQQHLQPLVDILSGPGAPQRAALLLAVIAGFQLMRQIIGLSALTEAEPADLARQLEGLFQSLTQGFPSEGSLR, from the coding sequence ATGGATGAGCCCACCACCACAGGCCTTGCCCCGGGCCACCACCCGAAACGGCGGCGAAACGCGGCAGCCACGCGGCAGGCGATCCTCGATTCGGCCCGCCTGGCCTTCACCCGTTGCGGCTATGACGGCGTCGGCGTCCGGGAAATCGCACAAAATGCCGGCGTGACGGCAATGCTCGTCAACCGGTATTTCGGTTCCAAGGAGAGGTTGTTTGAGGAGGTGGTCGAAGCGACGCTGGCGACGCCGGGAATACTCCGGCACGAATTGACCAGGCCGGACCGAACCGTTGCGACGCTCGCCCAAAATATGGCCCGCACCCTGGTCGCCAAGACCGAGCCGGGCGTCAGTCCCCTGGACGGCATCCTGCTGCTGATCCGCTCGGCCGCCAACCCGCAGGCGGCAACCATCCTGCGGGACCATGCCCAGCAGCACCTGCAGCCGCTTGTCGACATCCTGTCCGGTCCAGGCGCTCCGCAGCGGGCGGCCCTTTTGCTGGCAGTCATCGCCGGATTCCAGCTCATGCGGCAAATTATTGGCCTGTCGGCGCTGACTGAGGCCGAGCCAGCCGATCTGGCCCGGCAACTGGAAGGACTCTTTCAAAGCCTGACACAGGGGTTTCCAAGCGAGGGCTCACTTCGCTGA